DNA from Candidatus Woesearchaeota archaeon:
GGAGGAATTAGGCATAGAGAAAAAAACTGCAAAAATTTTGGAAGATCTTGTAAAATCAAGGATTAAAAAACAGCAGGTTGTGATAAACGGCGAGCTTATGCTGAAAAGCTACCAGCCGAATGGGATCGAGATAGTAAAAGATGCCCTGAAAAACGCAAAGATATCTGACAAGCTTACAATAAGGTACAAGGGAGGCGGCAAGTACGTTGTCGATGTAAATGCCGATGATTACAAGGAAGCGGAGAAGTTGCTTAACACGGCAATGGATAATGCTACTTCATTTATAAGAAAAAAGAACGGCGAAGGCGAATTCGTCAGAATAAAATGAGCGCGCACATTTTAAAATGCGCTGAATGCGGAAAATACACGTTAAAAGAAGTTTGCAGCTGCGGCGGCAAGGCTGTAAGCGCAAGGCCGCCAAAATATTCTCCTGAAGACAAGTATGGGGAATACAGAAGAGCTGTTAAAAAAGAAGAGCTTGAGAAAAAAAGGTTGCTTTAAATGTGGGATGTTAAAAAGATTGCAGCAATTCCGAAGCTTAACAATCCTATTCTTATAGAAGGCATGCCCGGAATAGGCAATGTCGGAAAAATAGCAGAGGATTTTCTGATAGACGACCTTAAGGCAAAAAAAGCCTATGATTTCTTTTCTTACAGTTTTCCCCATTCTGTTTTTGTGAATGAAGACAATCTTGTCGAGCTGCCCCAGATAGGCCTGTATTACAAAAAATTCAATGATAAAAGAAGAGACCTTTTGCTTTTGGGCGGGGATATACAGCCTGTCAGCGAAGGTGCATGTTTTGAGTTCTGCGATAAAATACTCGACATAATTGAAAAGAGCAATGTGAAGGAGATAATAACACTTGGCGGGATTGGGCTGCAGTCTGCCCCAAAAAAATCAAAAGTCTATTGCACAGGCAATTCAAAAGAAATTATCAAAAAATACAAAGAAGGCGTTGATGTGGAAGATAAGATTTATGGCACTGTCGGCCCGATAATCGGCGTTTCAGGCGTTCTGCTAGGCATGGCCAAAAGAAGAAACATAAATGCTGTTACTCTCCTTGCTGAAACATTCGGCCATCCGATGCACGTCGGCATCAAGGAAAGCCAGGAACTCCTGAAAGTTCTTGATAAAAAGCTGAATCTCGGCCTTAATCTGAAAAAGCTTGAAAAAGACATAGATGAGCTCGAGAAAGAAATGCTCCAGAGGACAAAAAATTTAAGCGAAGCTATAAAGCAGACAAGCTTAAAGGGCATTAAAAGCAAGTTCAAGGACACTAATTATATCGGATAATTGAATTTAGTAAAGTGGTGATAATATGGCAAATGAAATTAAGTCAATAAAAGCAAGAGAAGTTCTTGATTCAAGAGGAACACCGACTGTTGAAGTTGATATTGTAACAAAAAAAGGCACATCAAGGGCAATGGTCCCGTCAGGAGCATCAACTGGAAGCTATGAGGCATTAGAGCTTCGCGATGGAGACAATTCAAAATACCTCGGCAAAGGCGTGCTTAAGGCAGTTTCTAATGTTAACGAAATCATTGCCAAAAAATTGCTCAGCATGGATGCAGCAAAGCAGAAAGATATTGACAATGCAATGCTTGAGCTTGATGGAACAGAAAACAAATCAAAGCTCGGGGCAAATGCAACGCTTGCAGTTTCAATGGCGGTGTGCAAGGCAGCTGCAATGAGCAAAAAAATGCCTTTGTACGCTTATATTGCAAAACTTGCAAAGGTAAAAGAATACATCCTGCCTGTTCCGCAGCTTAATGTAATAAATGGCGGAAAGCATGCTGGCCAGGAAAATGACATTCAGGAGCACATGATAATGCCTGTTGGCGCGAAAAATTTCAGGGAAGCAATAAGAATGGCTGCTGAAGTTTATGCGCATCTTAAGAAAATATTGAAAAATAAATTTGGCTCAAGCGGAACATTGATAGGGGATGAAGGGGGATTTGCGCCGCCGCAGTTCAGGTCAATACAGGAAAGGCTGGATGCAATGGCAGAAGCTATAAAAGCAGCCGGCTATGACGAGAATACAATAAAGTTTGCAGTTGATTCTGCTTCATCTGAATTCTGCAAAGACGGCATTTATACAATCGACAGCAAAAAAATGTCTTCAGGCGAGCTTGTTGATTATTATGCTGATGTTGTCAGTGCATATCCTGTTGTAAGCTGGGAGGACTGCATGGCAGAGGATGACTGGGAAGGCTGGGCTGAGATGACAAAAAAGCTCGGAAATAAAATACAAATCACAGGAGATGATCTCCTCGTCACAAATCCAAAAAGAATAAAGGAAGCAATTGAAAAGAAAGCAGCAAATTCCGTCTTAATAAAGCTTAACCAAATCGGAACAGTTGCAGAAACACTGGAAGCAATAAACATGGCCCATAGGAAAAAATGGACAGCAGTATGCAGCCACAGAAGCGGCGAAACCGAAGATTCATTTTTGGCAGATTTTGTTGTTGGCATCAGAGGTGGCCAGATAAAATGCGGAGCGCCGGCAAGAAGCGAGAGATTGGCAAAATACAATCAATTGATCAGAATAGAAGAAGAGCTTGATGGAAAGGCAAGGTATGCCGGCAAGGATTTTAGGAATATATATTGATAAAAAATGAACCCAAAACACCGCGTTGTCCTAATTATCGCAGATGGCTGGGGCATTGCTCCAAAAGGCCCGGGGAATTACATTGAAATGGCCAAAAAGCCAAATTTTGATTTTTACATTAAAAAATATCCGCATTGCATAAACCTTGCTTCTGGAAATGCTGTCGGCCTGCCGGAAGGATCGCAGGGCAACTCAGAAGTCGGCCACCTCCATATTGGCGCAGGCAGGATTGTATGG
Protein-coding regions in this window:
- a CDS encoding PAC2 family protein, which codes for MWDVKKIAAIPKLNNPILIEGMPGIGNVGKIAEDFLIDDLKAKKAYDFFSYSFPHSVFVNEDNLVELPQIGLYYKKFNDKRRDLLLLGGDIQPVSEGACFEFCDKILDIIEKSNVKEIITLGGIGLQSAPKKSKVYCTGNSKEIIKKYKEGVDVEDKIYGTVGPIIGVSGVLLGMAKRRNINAVTLLAETFGHPMHVGIKESQELLKVLDKKLNLGLNLKKLEKDIDELEKEMLQRTKNLSEAIKQTSLKGIKSKFKDTNYIG
- a CDS encoding RNA-protein complex protein Nop10, encoding MSAHILKCAECGKYTLKEVCSCGGKAVSARPPKYSPEDKYGEYRRAVKKEELEKKRLL
- the eno gene encoding phosphopyruvate hydratase, with translation MANEIKSIKAREVLDSRGTPTVEVDIVTKKGTSRAMVPSGASTGSYEALELRDGDNSKYLGKGVLKAVSNVNEIIAKKLLSMDAAKQKDIDNAMLELDGTENKSKLGANATLAVSMAVCKAAAMSKKMPLYAYIAKLAKVKEYILPVPQLNVINGGKHAGQENDIQEHMIMPVGAKNFREAIRMAAEVYAHLKKILKNKFGSSGTLIGDEGGFAPPQFRSIQERLDAMAEAIKAAGYDENTIKFAVDSASSEFCKDGIYTIDSKKMSSGELVDYYADVVSAYPVVSWEDCMAEDDWEGWAEMTKKLGNKIQITGDDLLVTNPKRIKEAIEKKAANSVLIKLNQIGTVAETLEAINMAHRKKWTAVCSHRSGETEDSFLADFVVGIRGGQIKCGAPARSERLAKYNQLIRIEEELDGKARYAGKDFRNIY